The genomic window AAACCGTCGGGCAGGTACAATTGCGGAGAGGGCCTTTAGTCCGGCCGCTGAATTCACAATGGAGAGGCCCTAGGGGCATTGCGCCTGCCGGGCTTTTGTGCAGGCGAGAGGTTCATAACGGATGAAGAAGATTTTGTTGTCTTTATTGTTGCTGCCAGTGCTGGCGGCAAGTGGGTTTGCGCAGGAGAGCAGACAGGACGTCAGCGCAAGCTGGACAGGGCTGATTCCTCCCCATGTTGTTGGAAACGCGGTGCAGCAGGACGGCACAATCGGCAACTATGGAGTGCTGGCCAGCTACCGTTACATGCTCACCCCCCGCAGTGCACTGGAGCTGAACTACCAATACAGCCAGGACATTCAGCACTTTGTGGGCAACTTTTTTGACTATCATGTACACACGCGCTTTCAGGAAATCTCCGGCGCGTACATCTATAACTTCACCTTCCGGAACTTCAACCCGTTTCTTGAAGCCGGAATTGGCGGATACATCTTCACCCCCATCAAAGACCCGAAGACCACCAACCTCGACGTCAAGCAGAACACCAATGTCGGGGCCCTGTATGGCGGTGGCATCGCTTACGAATTAAGTCCAAGCTGGGACATTCGCGTGGAATACCGGGGCATCGTGCTCAAGACGCCGAACTTCGGCCAGGACTCGCTGCGCACCAACCGCTATTACAACATCAGTAATCCTGCAATTGGTTTTGCCTATCACTTCTAAGGCCGCCAGGCGGCGAATACCGGCCCCACCCCGAGGGTGGGGCTTTTTATTGCGCACTCAGTGCTTTGACGAAGCTATAGTAAAACTCCACCCCGCGGTAAAACGAGGCGACCGGTACCCGCTCATCTTTTCCGTGGGCGCGAACATCATTCGTCTCCAGCGCAATCCCAGAGATCCCGTAGGTCGGCATCCCGGCGGCGTTGGTGTAGATGCCGTCGGAAGCACCCGTGGCCATGGTCGGGACGACCGGGGTCCCGGGCCACATCTTCTGTACGAGCGCCTCAAGGGGCTGCATCACCTCCGGCTTCAAGGCGGCGGGCGGAAGCTGGCTGCGGTCCGGTGCGGTATCGAAGACCTGTCCTGCGTCATTCACATAGCGAACCGTGATTTTCGGATCATCAAAGATGCGCACGAGTTCTTCCTGCACCTCCCGCAGGGAATGACCCGGAAGGATGCGACAGTTTACATTGGCCTGCGCGGTCTGCGGGAGGGCATTGTTGGCATGGCCTCCGGAAAGCCGCGTGGCCACGCATGTTGTCCTCATTGTTGCGTTGTAGATCGGATTGCGTGAGAGGCGCTGGATGGCGGCCTGGTCCTGCGGCGTACCCAGGATGGCTTTCATGTCCGCCGCGGTCTGGCCAGATTCAAGCGTGCTCATCTTGGCGAAATAGGCGCGTGTGACGGCATTCAATTCAAAGGGAAAGGTGTAGTCCTGCAAACGCTTGAGCGCGTCGGCAATATGATAAATCGCATTGTCTGGCACAGGCAGGGAGCTGTGACCACCGGGATTTGTGGCCGTAAGCTGGTAATCGCCATAGAGCTTTTCTGTTGCATCCACGTCCATGGCAATGGGCCTGCCGTTCTCCATGTCTATGCCACCACCGTCAGGATTGATGACATACTCTGCATCGAGCAGACTGCGCTGGTTCTTAAGCAGCCAGTCCACGCCGTTCGATGCGCCGCCTTCCTCGTCAGCCGTGAGAGCAAGGACCAGGTCGCGGTCCGGTTGAAAGCCTTCTTTCTTGAGGCGAATAAATGTTGTGACCAGAATGGCGTCGCTTTCCTTCATGTCCTGGGTCCCCCGACCATAGAAGTAGCCGTCCTTTTCCACGAACTGGAAGGGGTCCGTCGTCCAGTCGGAGCGGCGCGCCTCAACCACATCCAGATGGCCGATAAAGAGGATCGGCCTTTTCCGGCCTGTCCCATGGATCCGCGCCACCAGATTTTTCTTCCTCTCATTGGGGCCGCCGATATAGATGTCCTCTTTTGGAAAACCAGCGTCCAGCAGGCGCCTGGCCATGGCTTCCGATGCGGCGGTGACGCTTCCGGAGGAATCTGTTGTATTGATTTCAATCAGCTGTTGAAAGATGTCACGCGAAAGCTGCCTGGTCTGCGGATCCAGTTGTGCCGACGAGGCGGGAACAAAGAGACAAAGAGCAGAAAGGCCCAGCACAGCGCTGAGCGCAGCGGTACAACGCATGGTTTCTCCCTTCCGGTAAAAGAAAAACGGTATCAGATTCTGCCCGAAAACGGCAGCAGAGAATGAGGTCCGCGGCTACATCACCAACGCCACGCGTTCGAGTTCCGCCTGCATACAGTCCACCGAGCATCCTGCCTTTTCCAGGTGGAGGAGCACTTCCGGTACAAGCTCCGCTTTGACGCCATAGCCGTGCATGGCCAGGAAGGCAGTAACCAGCTCAGCGGCCTGCCGTGAATCGAGGCCGGCCTGCATCAGCTCATTGCGGAGCCGGGAGAGTTCCGATGCAGAAAACTTCTCGATCCTGTTCTGTTCCGCCATACCTGTCCCCTCTTATCGATAGACGCCCCATACTATCTGTCGTCTGCGGTAGGAGAGAAGCCCGGAGAGTCCTTTTTGTTGCTCCACGGAAAAAGATTTTCATCTTATGAGCTGGCCATTGCCGGTTCCTGGATTTGTGCCGCCTGCGCAACGATGTCTTCCGGGAAATAGGCGTTGACGACATACTGCTCCAACATGCGCTGTGTGTTGAAGAAGGAACCATTCAGTGCAATGGTAGAGCGCATGATACGGCACCACTGCTGCGGCTGCTGATAATACATCGGAAGGACCACCTGCTCCAGATGGCCATAGAGGGAACCCGCCTCGGCCGATTCATCGTCATGGTCCTGAATGGCCCAGCCAGTAACGCCCTCGATCCAGCCCTCGATCCACCATCCATCGAGGATGCTGAGACTGGGCACGCCGTTGAGGGCGGCCTTCATACCGCTGGTGCCAGAGGCCTCATAAGGCCGCTTGGGAGTGTTCAGCCATACATCCACCCCACTGACCAGAAGGGCAGCCATCTGCCATTCGTAATTTTCCAGGTACACGATCCGCAGCGAGTCGCTGCTGAGCTGACGGGCCAATTCGATGACGCGGCGGACCTTTTCCTTTCCCGGAGTGTCGGCCGGATGCGCCTTTCCGCTATAGAGGACCTGCATGGGACCATGCTCCCGCGCACACTGGACCAGACGCTCAGGATCTGTAAACAGCAGGTCAGCGCGTTTATAAGTGGCTGCGCGCCGCGCAAAACCCAGGGTAAATACGCCAGGGTCAAGACGCACGCCCGTGCGGGCGGCCACAGCATCCATCAGCGCCTGCTTGGACTGCATGTGCGCTGCGACAATTTCCTCTTCCGGGATATCAATGGCATAGCGCAGCGTAACGTTGTCCTGCTTCCAGCGCGGCATATGACGGTCGTAGAGGGACTGGAAGGCCGGCGCGGTCCAGGTGACTGCATGCACACCATTGGTGATAGCAGAAATCTCATACTCAGGAAACATGGAGCGGGACACCTTGCCGTGCTGCATGGCCACGCCGTTGACGAAGCGCGAAAAGTCCAGCGCCACATAGGTCATGTTCAGCAGACCGTCATGGACGCCGCCGTGCTGTTCCAGAAAAGACGCAATTTCGCTGCCCAGAATGCGATGGGACTGCTCCTGAGAGAAACGGTCATGTCCGGCGGGGACGGGAGTGTGGGTGGTGAAGACGCATTTCTGGCGTACCGCAGCCAGGTCCTCCGGCCGAGCAGTA from Pseudacidobacterium ailaaui includes these protein-coding regions:
- a CDS encoding acyloxyacyl hydrolase, encoding MKKILLSLLLLPVLAASGFAQESRQDVSASWTGLIPPHVVGNAVQQDGTIGNYGVLASYRYMLTPRSALELNYQYSQDIQHFVGNFFDYHVHTRFQEISGAYIYNFTFRNFNPFLEAGIGGYIFTPIKDPKTTNLDVKQNTNVGALYGGGIAYELSPSWDIRVEYRGIVLKTPNFGQDSLRTNRYYNISNPAIGFAYHF
- a CDS encoding M20/M25/M40 family metallo-hydrolase codes for the protein MRCTAALSAVLGLSALCLFVPASSAQLDPQTRQLSRDIFQQLIEINTTDSSGSVTAASEAMARRLLDAGFPKEDIYIGGPNERKKNLVARIHGTGRKRPILFIGHLDVVEARRSDWTTDPFQFVEKDGYFYGRGTQDMKESDAILVTTFIRLKKEGFQPDRDLVLALTADEEGGASNGVDWLLKNQRSLLDAEYVINPDGGGIDMENGRPIAMDVDATEKLYGDYQLTATNPGGHSSLPVPDNAIYHIADALKRLQDYTFPFELNAVTRAYFAKMSTLESGQTAADMKAILGTPQDQAAIQRLSRNPIYNATMRTTCVATRLSGGHANNALPQTAQANVNCRILPGHSLREVQEELVRIFDDPKITVRYVNDAGQVFDTAPDRSQLPPAALKPEVMQPLEALVQKMWPGTPVVPTMATGASDGIYTNAAGMPTYGISGIALETNDVRAHGKDERVPVASFYRGVEFYYSFVKALSAQ
- the glgP gene encoding alpha-glucan family phosphorylase, with the protein product MSLPFSPLHPSRHSRIAYFSMEIAVSPEMPTYSGGLGVLAGDTLRSAADAGLPLAAVTLAHRKGYFRQHLDACGMQTESEQPWNPEDRLIAEEPVVTVTLEGRKIAVRAWRYDVKGVTGHSISIYFLDTDLEQNDPRDRVLTDHLYGGDGDYRLRQEAILGIGGVRLLHALGFRAAVYHMNEGHAALLTVALVEDQLRGAPLSTARPEDLAAVRQKCVFTTHTPVPAGHDRFSQEQSHRILGSEIASFLEQHGGVHDGLLNMTYVALDFSRFVNGVAMQHGKVSRSMFPEYEISAITNGVHAVTWTAPAFQSLYDRHMPRWKQDNVTLRYAIDIPEEEIVAAHMQSKQALMDAVAARTGVRLDPGVFTLGFARRAATYKRADLLFTDPERLVQCAREHGPMQVLYSGKAHPADTPGKEKVRRVIELARQLSSDSLRIVYLENYEWQMAALLVSGVDVWLNTPKRPYEASGTSGMKAALNGVPSLSILDGWWIEGWIEGVTGWAIQDHDDESAEAGSLYGHLEQVVLPMYYQQPQQWCRIMRSTIALNGSFFNTQRMLEQYVVNAYFPEDIVAQAAQIQEPAMASS